A window of Lagopus muta isolate bLagMut1 chromosome 14, bLagMut1 primary, whole genome shotgun sequence contains these coding sequences:
- the MAML1 gene encoding mastermind-like protein 1 isoform X2: protein MVLPSCPMAEFVVPRHSAVMERLRRRIELCRRHHSACESRYQAVSPERLELERQQTFALHQRCLQAKAKRAGKHRQPPPAPPPPAPPPPAAAVAGSAERSGANGLDGEAASGEQHGRGSTLIALHETVKRKLDSAASPQNGDQQNGFGDVFSVSKKLRRDDGLGGVSGSSNGMPPVSPLHHLDKKSASGDTLQLNGKHPMGLDGISKKCLPDSSLQLNGGGDADDSFPLSLNKELKQEPVDDLPCMIAGAGGSISQNNLMPDLNLNEQEWKELIEELNRSVPDEDMKDLFNEDFEEKKDADSSNSAAQTPLPQDINIKTEFSPAPFEQEQMGSPQVRSTSSGSAFMGAASVPVSAASPVVGSSQAMFQPSSQSMTENANQPMMQASNHAQNVQRPLSNVLLPGKGAGSAKEMSSAHQLQQIAAKQKRDQMLQNQQQASQVHQTNQMSTWQSGPSHSPLAVPYTMENPTSPSVYQPDFNNQKLMMPNMGNKSSPRAGGNYHVNILGHQQNSMNQNPVNSQGSVLDYGNTKPLSHYKAECEQGVAVPGQNKTPMLAYMQQRQQQPLSHVGDDQNGMILLKPKSGNITYRLPHSQDQTTSPNVPRVPVSVPGAGVGAQAPNVTMAGNHSNQSYLSNQQQAAVMKQHQMLMDQQKQREQQQKHLLMEQQKQQFLMEQRQQHLLVEQEKQRQQQEQQLQRHLTRPPPQYQDQQQNPYQQQVGQFTGSSSAMPGVSNLGQSSSSSPRMFPQTQNMIQMGPGHTSVAPLQSGSSQQDRGVSQYGNMQNIQRGGLYSIPSGMVPQHAAQSANGQPPMQRQGSLGQGAAVPAGYGQNTLANSSISQQHNKGALNPTLSKPQMARVPAAMGAQNPSWQHQGIPNINNQTQGNGGLGPFSASSSFHMQQTHLKMANQQFAQGMPQVSLSTSRPMTSMNAAVSGQMLSSSLGTQQRTNPPSQQQVPSQQVLPGINQTVPDLNAFNQNPNQQMPNRGNMHCSQGYPVRTTSQELPFAYGSQSGNNGLQNLTGDTDLIDSLLKNRTSEEWMNDLDELLGTH, encoded by the exons ATggtgctgccctcctgccccatgGCGGAGTTCGTGGTGCCGCGGCACAGCGCGGTGATGGAGCGGCTCCGCCGGCGCATCGAGCTCTGCCGGCGACACCACAGCGCCTGCGAGTCCCGCTACCAGGCCGTGTCCCCGGAGCGCCTGGAGCTGGAGCGCCAGCAAACCTTCGCCCTGCACCAGCGCTGCCTGCAGGCCAAGGCCAAGCGGGCCGGCAAGCACCGCCAGCCGCCCCCGGCCCCACCGCCCCCCGCGCCACCTCCGCCCGCAGCGGCCGTCGCGGGGAGCGCCGAGAGGAGCGGAGCCAACGGCCTGGATGGAGAGGCGGCGAGTGGAGAGCAGCACGGCCGCGGCAGCACGCTGATCGCG cTCCATGAGACTGTGAAAAGAAAGCTTGATAGTGCTGCTTCCCCTCAGAACGGAGACCAGCAGAATGGCTTTGGTGATGTATTTTCAGTTTCCAAGAAGCTGCGTCGTGATGACGGTCTTGGTGGAGTGAGTGGTTCTTCCAATGGAATGCCCCCTGTGTCTCCACTCCATCATCTTGACAAGAAATCTGCCAGTGGAGATACCTTGCAGCTTAATGGAAAACATCCGATGGGACTCGATGGCATCAGCAAGAAGTGTCTTCCAGATTCCAGTCTGCAACTGAATGGAGGTGGTGATGCTGATGATTCATTTCCTCTGAGTTTGAACAAAGAGCTGAAGCAGGAGCCTGTAGATGATCTTCCGTGTATGATTGCTGGAGCAGGGGGTTCTATATCTCAGAACAACTTGATGCCTGATCTTAATCTTAACGAGCAAGAATGGAAGGAGCTTATTGAGGAGCTTAATAGGTCAGTGCCCGACGAAGACATGAAGGATCTCTTTAATGAAgactttgaagagaaaaaagatgcGGATTCTTCAAATTCAGCTGCACAGACTCCATTACCACAAGATATTAACATAAAGACTGAGTTTTCCCCTGCACCCTTTGAGCAGGAGCAGATGGGATCTCCGCAGGTTAGATCTACTTCTTCAGGTTCAGCATTCATGGGTGCTGCCTCTGTTCCTGTAAGTGCTGCGTCTCCGGTGGTCGGTAGTTCTCAGGCTATGTTTCAGCCTTCTAGTCAGTCAATGACTGAAAATGCTAATCAGCCCATGATGCAGGCATCAAACCACGCTCAGAACGTCCAGAGACCTCTCTCCAATGTGCTTTTACCTGGGAAGGGGGCAGGAAGTGCCAAAGAAATGTCCTCTGCTCATCAACTCCAGCAGATTGCTGCCAAGCAGAAGAGAGACCAGATGCTGCAGAACCAGCAGCAGGCTTCCCAAGTCCACCAAACCAATCAGATGTCTACCTGGCAGTCTGGGCCTTCTCACAGCCCACTGGCCGTTCCATATACCATGGAAAATCCCACCAGCCCTTCAGTTTACCAGCCGGACTTCAACAATCAGAAGCTCATGATGCCTAATATGGGAAATAAAAGCTCTCCGAGAGCTGGAGGCAACTACCATGTGAACATACTGGGTCATCAGCAAAACAGCATGAACCAGAACCCTGTGAATAGTCAAGGCTCAGTGCTAGACTATGGGAACACCAAACCTCTTTCACATTACAAAGCAGAATGTGAACAGGGCGTTGCAGTACCTGGTCAGAACAAGACTCCCATGTTGGCTTACATgcagcagcgccagcagcagccactgtcTCACGTGGGTGATGACCAAAATGGAATGATCCTGTTGAAACCCAAGTCTGGAAACATTACCTACCGACTGCCGCACAGTCAG GATCAAACCACATCTCCTAATGTTCCTCGTGTTCCAGTTTCTGTCCCGGGTGCTGGTGTTGGTGCCCAGGCTCCCAATGTCACCATGGCAGGGAACCACAGCAACCAGTCGTATCTTAGCaatcagcagcaagcagcagtgatgaAGCAGCACCAAATGCTGATGGACcagcagaaacagagagagcAGCAACAAAAGCACTTGCTCATGGAgcaacagaaacagcagttcCTAATGGAGCAGAGACAACAACATCTCTTAGTTGAGCAG GAgaagcagcggcagcagcaggagcagcagctgcagcgaCACCTGACCCGGCCACCTCCCCAGTACCAGGACCAGCAGCAGAACCCGTACCAGCAGCAGGTTGGGCAGTTCACAG gaTCGTCTTCAGCCATGCCTGGGGTCAGTAATTTAGGACAGTCCAGCTCCAGCAGTCCACGGATGTTTCCTCAGACCCAGAACATGATTCAGATGGGACCTGGACACACTTCTGTCGCACCGCTGCAGTCTGGCTCCAGCCAGCAGGACCGGGGGGTGTCTCAGTACGGCAACATGCAGAACATTCAGCGAGGGGGGCTGTACAGCATACCGTCAGGTATGGTTCCCCAGCATGCAGCTCAGAGTGCCAATGGACAGCCACCGATGCAGAGACAAGGCAGCTTGGGCCAGggtgctgctgttcctgctggctATGGGCAGAATACCTTAGCAAACTCAAGTATTTCTCAACAGCACAATAAAGGCGCACTGAATCCAACCTTATCTAAGCCACAGATGGCAAGAGTACCAGCTGCTATGGGGGCTCAAAATCCATCTTGGCAACACCAAGGTATCCCTAATATTAATAACCAGACACAAGGAAACGGTGGCTTAGGACCATTTTCTGCCAGCTCCTCTTTCCACATGCAGCAAACTCATCTAAAGATGGCCAACCAACAGTTTGCTCAAGGAATGCCTCAGGTAAGCCTCAGCACCAGCAGGCCCATGACCTCCATGAATGCTGCCGTGTCTGGGCAGATGCTGTCGTCGTCTTTAGGCACGCAGCAGCGGACAAACCCACCTTCACAACAGCAGGTACCCTCACAGCAGGTCTTGCCTGGCATCAACCAGACTGTTCCGGATCTGAACGCTTTCAACCAGAATCCAAATCAACAAATGCCCAACAGAGGTAATATGCACTGTAGTCAAGGGTACCCGGTGAGGACAACCAGTCAAGAGCTGCCTTTTGCCTACGGCAGCCAGTCAGGCAATAATGGACTTCAGAACTTAACTGGTGACACAGATCTGATAGACTCTTTGCTGAAAAACAGGACTTCGGAGGAGTGGATGAATGATTTGGATGAGTTGTTGGGAACTCATTAA
- the MAML1 gene encoding mastermind-like protein 1 isoform X1, with amino-acid sequence MVLPSCPMAEFVVPRHSAVMERLRRRIELCRRHHSACESRYQAVSPERLELERQQTFALHQRCLQAKAKRAGKHRQPPPAPPPPAPPPPAAAVAGSAERSGANGLDGEAASGEQHGRGSTLIAQLHETVKRKLDSAASPQNGDQQNGFGDVFSVSKKLRRDDGLGGVSGSSNGMPPVSPLHHLDKKSASGDTLQLNGKHPMGLDGISKKCLPDSSLQLNGGGDADDSFPLSLNKELKQEPVDDLPCMIAGAGGSISQNNLMPDLNLNEQEWKELIEELNRSVPDEDMKDLFNEDFEEKKDADSSNSAAQTPLPQDINIKTEFSPAPFEQEQMGSPQVRSTSSGSAFMGAASVPVSAASPVVGSSQAMFQPSSQSMTENANQPMMQASNHAQNVQRPLSNVLLPGKGAGSAKEMSSAHQLQQIAAKQKRDQMLQNQQQASQVHQTNQMSTWQSGPSHSPLAVPYTMENPTSPSVYQPDFNNQKLMMPNMGNKSSPRAGGNYHVNILGHQQNSMNQNPVNSQGSVLDYGNTKPLSHYKAECEQGVAVPGQNKTPMLAYMQQRQQQPLSHVGDDQNGMILLKPKSGNITYRLPHSQDQTTSPNVPRVPVSVPGAGVGAQAPNVTMAGNHSNQSYLSNQQQAAVMKQHQMLMDQQKQREQQQKHLLMEQQKQQFLMEQRQQHLLVEQEKQRQQQEQQLQRHLTRPPPQYQDQQQNPYQQQVGQFTGSSSAMPGVSNLGQSSSSSPRMFPQTQNMIQMGPGHTSVAPLQSGSSQQDRGVSQYGNMQNIQRGGLYSIPSGMVPQHAAQSANGQPPMQRQGSLGQGAAVPAGYGQNTLANSSISQQHNKGALNPTLSKPQMARVPAAMGAQNPSWQHQGIPNINNQTQGNGGLGPFSASSSFHMQQTHLKMANQQFAQGMPQVSLSTSRPMTSMNAAVSGQMLSSSLGTQQRTNPPSQQQVPSQQVLPGINQTVPDLNAFNQNPNQQMPNRGNMHCSQGYPVRTTSQELPFAYGSQSGNNGLQNLTGDTDLIDSLLKNRTSEEWMNDLDELLGTH; translated from the exons ATggtgctgccctcctgccccatgGCGGAGTTCGTGGTGCCGCGGCACAGCGCGGTGATGGAGCGGCTCCGCCGGCGCATCGAGCTCTGCCGGCGACACCACAGCGCCTGCGAGTCCCGCTACCAGGCCGTGTCCCCGGAGCGCCTGGAGCTGGAGCGCCAGCAAACCTTCGCCCTGCACCAGCGCTGCCTGCAGGCCAAGGCCAAGCGGGCCGGCAAGCACCGCCAGCCGCCCCCGGCCCCACCGCCCCCCGCGCCACCTCCGCCCGCAGCGGCCGTCGCGGGGAGCGCCGAGAGGAGCGGAGCCAACGGCCTGGATGGAGAGGCGGCGAGTGGAGAGCAGCACGGCCGCGGCAGCACGCTGATCGCG cagcTCCATGAGACTGTGAAAAGAAAGCTTGATAGTGCTGCTTCCCCTCAGAACGGAGACCAGCAGAATGGCTTTGGTGATGTATTTTCAGTTTCCAAGAAGCTGCGTCGTGATGACGGTCTTGGTGGAGTGAGTGGTTCTTCCAATGGAATGCCCCCTGTGTCTCCACTCCATCATCTTGACAAGAAATCTGCCAGTGGAGATACCTTGCAGCTTAATGGAAAACATCCGATGGGACTCGATGGCATCAGCAAGAAGTGTCTTCCAGATTCCAGTCTGCAACTGAATGGAGGTGGTGATGCTGATGATTCATTTCCTCTGAGTTTGAACAAAGAGCTGAAGCAGGAGCCTGTAGATGATCTTCCGTGTATGATTGCTGGAGCAGGGGGTTCTATATCTCAGAACAACTTGATGCCTGATCTTAATCTTAACGAGCAAGAATGGAAGGAGCTTATTGAGGAGCTTAATAGGTCAGTGCCCGACGAAGACATGAAGGATCTCTTTAATGAAgactttgaagagaaaaaagatgcGGATTCTTCAAATTCAGCTGCACAGACTCCATTACCACAAGATATTAACATAAAGACTGAGTTTTCCCCTGCACCCTTTGAGCAGGAGCAGATGGGATCTCCGCAGGTTAGATCTACTTCTTCAGGTTCAGCATTCATGGGTGCTGCCTCTGTTCCTGTAAGTGCTGCGTCTCCGGTGGTCGGTAGTTCTCAGGCTATGTTTCAGCCTTCTAGTCAGTCAATGACTGAAAATGCTAATCAGCCCATGATGCAGGCATCAAACCACGCTCAGAACGTCCAGAGACCTCTCTCCAATGTGCTTTTACCTGGGAAGGGGGCAGGAAGTGCCAAAGAAATGTCCTCTGCTCATCAACTCCAGCAGATTGCTGCCAAGCAGAAGAGAGACCAGATGCTGCAGAACCAGCAGCAGGCTTCCCAAGTCCACCAAACCAATCAGATGTCTACCTGGCAGTCTGGGCCTTCTCACAGCCCACTGGCCGTTCCATATACCATGGAAAATCCCACCAGCCCTTCAGTTTACCAGCCGGACTTCAACAATCAGAAGCTCATGATGCCTAATATGGGAAATAAAAGCTCTCCGAGAGCTGGAGGCAACTACCATGTGAACATACTGGGTCATCAGCAAAACAGCATGAACCAGAACCCTGTGAATAGTCAAGGCTCAGTGCTAGACTATGGGAACACCAAACCTCTTTCACATTACAAAGCAGAATGTGAACAGGGCGTTGCAGTACCTGGTCAGAACAAGACTCCCATGTTGGCTTACATgcagcagcgccagcagcagccactgtcTCACGTGGGTGATGACCAAAATGGAATGATCCTGTTGAAACCCAAGTCTGGAAACATTACCTACCGACTGCCGCACAGTCAG GATCAAACCACATCTCCTAATGTTCCTCGTGTTCCAGTTTCTGTCCCGGGTGCTGGTGTTGGTGCCCAGGCTCCCAATGTCACCATGGCAGGGAACCACAGCAACCAGTCGTATCTTAGCaatcagcagcaagcagcagtgatgaAGCAGCACCAAATGCTGATGGACcagcagaaacagagagagcAGCAACAAAAGCACTTGCTCATGGAgcaacagaaacagcagttcCTAATGGAGCAGAGACAACAACATCTCTTAGTTGAGCAG GAgaagcagcggcagcagcaggagcagcagctgcagcgaCACCTGACCCGGCCACCTCCCCAGTACCAGGACCAGCAGCAGAACCCGTACCAGCAGCAGGTTGGGCAGTTCACAG gaTCGTCTTCAGCCATGCCTGGGGTCAGTAATTTAGGACAGTCCAGCTCCAGCAGTCCACGGATGTTTCCTCAGACCCAGAACATGATTCAGATGGGACCTGGACACACTTCTGTCGCACCGCTGCAGTCTGGCTCCAGCCAGCAGGACCGGGGGGTGTCTCAGTACGGCAACATGCAGAACATTCAGCGAGGGGGGCTGTACAGCATACCGTCAGGTATGGTTCCCCAGCATGCAGCTCAGAGTGCCAATGGACAGCCACCGATGCAGAGACAAGGCAGCTTGGGCCAGggtgctgctgttcctgctggctATGGGCAGAATACCTTAGCAAACTCAAGTATTTCTCAACAGCACAATAAAGGCGCACTGAATCCAACCTTATCTAAGCCACAGATGGCAAGAGTACCAGCTGCTATGGGGGCTCAAAATCCATCTTGGCAACACCAAGGTATCCCTAATATTAATAACCAGACACAAGGAAACGGTGGCTTAGGACCATTTTCTGCCAGCTCCTCTTTCCACATGCAGCAAACTCATCTAAAGATGGCCAACCAACAGTTTGCTCAAGGAATGCCTCAGGTAAGCCTCAGCACCAGCAGGCCCATGACCTCCATGAATGCTGCCGTGTCTGGGCAGATGCTGTCGTCGTCTTTAGGCACGCAGCAGCGGACAAACCCACCTTCACAACAGCAGGTACCCTCACAGCAGGTCTTGCCTGGCATCAACCAGACTGTTCCGGATCTGAACGCTTTCAACCAGAATCCAAATCAACAAATGCCCAACAGAGGTAATATGCACTGTAGTCAAGGGTACCCGGTGAGGACAACCAGTCAAGAGCTGCCTTTTGCCTACGGCAGCCAGTCAGGCAATAATGGACTTCAGAACTTAACTGGTGACACAGATCTGATAGACTCTTTGCTGAAAAACAGGACTTCGGAGGAGTGGATGAATGATTTGGATGAGTTGTTGGGAACTCATTAA
- the CANX gene encoding calnexin isoform X2, producing MEMKWLLYVTLLALGTLAAQEHDVGDDDGDDVIDIEDDLDDGVEDVEDSNPESSTPPPAPKVTYRAPVPTGEVYFVESFDKGTLDGWILSKAKKDDTDDEIAKYDGKWEVQDMKDTKLPGDKGLVLVTRAKHHAISSKLSKPFVFDTKPLIIQYEVNFQNGIECGGAYVKLLSKTPELNLDQFHDKTPYTIMFGPDKCGEDYKLHFIFRHKNPKTGKYEEKHAKRPDADLKTYFTDKKTHLYTLVLNPDNSFEILVDQMVVNSGNLLNDMSPPVNPPREIEDPNDQKPEDWDERPKIPDPDAVKPDDWDEDAPAKIADENAVKPEGWLDDEPEYVADPDAEKPEDWDEDMDGEWEAPQIANPKCESAPGCGTWQRPMIDNPNYKGKWKPPMIDNVNYQGIWKPRKIPNPDFFEDLEPFRMTPFSAVGLELWSMTSDIFFDNFIICTERAVADDWANDGWGLKKAADGAAEPGVVGQMMAAAEERPWLWVVYILIVAFPVFLVVLFCCSGKKQPSAAEYKKTDAPQPDVMSDEREEEKDKGDKEEEEVPSEEKLEEKQKNDADIGSASQEEEEEEEEGEDRKRASEEEETVNRSPRNRKPRKD from the exons ATGGAGATGAAATGGCTGCTGTATGTGACACTGCTAGCTCTTGGGACTCTTGCTGCCCAGGAGCATGATGTgggtgatgatgatggtgatgatgtCATTGATATTGAGGATGACTTGGATGATGGCGTTGAGGATGTAGAAGATTCAAATCCTGAAAGCAGcactcctcctccagctccaaaG GTTACTTAcagagcaccagtcccaactGGCGAGGTGTATTTTGTAGAGTCCTTTGATAAAGGAACTCTGGATGG ATGGATCCTTTCCAAAGCCAAAAAAGATGATACAGATGATGAAATTGCTAAATATGATG GTAAATGGGAAGTCCAAGACATGAAGGACACTAAGCTTCCAGGAGACAAAGGGCTTGTATTGGTAACACGAGCCAAACATCATGCAATTTCATCCAAGCTTTCAAAGCCTTTTGTATTTGATACCAAGCCCCTTATTATACA GTATGAAGTAAATTTCCAAAATGGAATAGAGTGTGGCGGGGCCTATGTGaaattgctttcaaaaacaCCTGAATTGAACCTG GATCAGTTCCATGACAAAACTCCATACACGATCATGTTTGGCCCTGACAAATGTGGAGAGGACTATAAACTGCACTTCATCTTCCGGCACAAAAACCCAAAGACTGGCAAATATGAGGAGAAGCATGCGAAGCGTCCAGATGCAGACTTGAAGACCTACTTCACTGATAAGAAGACACACCTTTACACACTGG ttttgaATCCTGATAATAGTTTTGAAATTCTGGTTGATCAAATGGTTGTCAACAGTGGGAATTTGCTAAATGATATGTCTCCTCCTGTGAACCCACCCCGAGAGATTGAGGACCCAAATGATCAGAAGCCTGAGGATTGGGATGAGAGACCCAAAATCCCGGATCCAGATGCTGTTAAACCAGATGACTG GGATGAGGATGCTCCTGCAAAGATAGCAGATGAAAATGCTGTGAAACCAGAGGGCTGGCTGGATGATGAGCCAGAATACGTAGCAGATCCTGATGCTGAGAAGCCCGAAGATTG GGATGAGGATATGGATGGTGAATGGGAGGCACCTCAGATCGCAAATCCAAAATGTGAATCAGCTCCTGGCTGTGGAACCTGGCAGCGACCAATGATTGACAATCCAAACTACAAGGGCAAATGGAAACCTCCTATGATTGATAATGTGAACTATCAG GGGATATGGAAACCCAGGAAAATCCCAAACCCAGATTTCTTTGAAGACTTGGAGCCTTTCAGGATGACTCCCTTCAGTGCTGTGGGACTTGAGCTATGGTCAATGACATCTGATATCTTTTTTGACAACTTTATCATCTGTACTGAAAGAGCTGTGGCTGATGATTGGGCCAATGATGGATGGGGACTGAAAAAGGCAGCTGATGGTGCTGCAGAG CCTGGTGTTGTGGGCCAGATGATGGCAGCTGCTGAAGAGCGTCCTTGGCTTTGGGTAGTGTACAtcctcattgtggctttcccAGTGTTCCTTGTTGtccttttctgctgctctgggaag AAGCAGCCAAGTGCTGCGGAGTACAAAAAGACTGATGCTCCTCAGCCTGATGTGATGAGTgatgagagagaggaagaaaaagacaaaggagacaaggaggaagaggaggtgcCAAGTGAGGAGAAGCTAG aggagaagcagaaaaatgatgctGACATAGGAAGTGCTAGtcaagaggaagaggaggaagaagaggaaggggaggacagGAAACGTGCATCAGAG GAGGAGGAAACTGTGAATAGATCACCCAGAAACAGAAAGCCAAggaaagattga
- the CANX gene encoding calnexin isoform X1 — translation MEMKWLLYVTLLALGTLAAQEHDVGDDDGDDVIDIEDDLDDGVEDVEDSNPESSTPPPAPKVTYRAPVPTGEVYFVESFDKGTLDGWILSKAKKDDTDDEIAKYDGKWEVQDMKDTKLPGDKGLVLVTRAKHHAISSKLSKPFVFDTKPLIIQYEVNFQNGIECGGAYVKLLSKTPELNLDQFHDKTPYTIMFGPDKCGEDYKLHFIFRHKNPKTGKYEEKHAKRPDADLKTYFTDKKTHLYTLVLNPDNSFEILVDQMVVNSGNLLNDMSPPVNPPREIEDPNDQKPEDWDERPKIPDPDAVKPDDWDEDAPAKIADENAVKPEGWLDDEPEYVADPDAEKPEDWDEDMDGEWEAPQIANPKCESAPGCGTWQRPMIDNPNYKGKWKPPMIDNVNYQGIWKPRKIPNPDFFEDLEPFRMTPFSAVGLELWSMTSDIFFDNFIICTERAVADDWANDGWGLKKAADGAAEPGVVGQMMAAAEERPWLWVVYILIVAFPVFLVVLFCCSGKKQPSAAEYKKTDAPQPDVMSDEREEEKDKGDKEEEEVPSEEKLEEKQKNDADIGSASQEEEEEEEEGEDRKRASECQNSREFNPSQNRNCCGQPQQSREHCERKALAIDPALWED, via the exons ATGGAGATGAAATGGCTGCTGTATGTGACACTGCTAGCTCTTGGGACTCTTGCTGCCCAGGAGCATGATGTgggtgatgatgatggtgatgatgtCATTGATATTGAGGATGACTTGGATGATGGCGTTGAGGATGTAGAAGATTCAAATCCTGAAAGCAGcactcctcctccagctccaaaG GTTACTTAcagagcaccagtcccaactGGCGAGGTGTATTTTGTAGAGTCCTTTGATAAAGGAACTCTGGATGG ATGGATCCTTTCCAAAGCCAAAAAAGATGATACAGATGATGAAATTGCTAAATATGATG GTAAATGGGAAGTCCAAGACATGAAGGACACTAAGCTTCCAGGAGACAAAGGGCTTGTATTGGTAACACGAGCCAAACATCATGCAATTTCATCCAAGCTTTCAAAGCCTTTTGTATTTGATACCAAGCCCCTTATTATACA GTATGAAGTAAATTTCCAAAATGGAATAGAGTGTGGCGGGGCCTATGTGaaattgctttcaaaaacaCCTGAATTGAACCTG GATCAGTTCCATGACAAAACTCCATACACGATCATGTTTGGCCCTGACAAATGTGGAGAGGACTATAAACTGCACTTCATCTTCCGGCACAAAAACCCAAAGACTGGCAAATATGAGGAGAAGCATGCGAAGCGTCCAGATGCAGACTTGAAGACCTACTTCACTGATAAGAAGACACACCTTTACACACTGG ttttgaATCCTGATAATAGTTTTGAAATTCTGGTTGATCAAATGGTTGTCAACAGTGGGAATTTGCTAAATGATATGTCTCCTCCTGTGAACCCACCCCGAGAGATTGAGGACCCAAATGATCAGAAGCCTGAGGATTGGGATGAGAGACCCAAAATCCCGGATCCAGATGCTGTTAAACCAGATGACTG GGATGAGGATGCTCCTGCAAAGATAGCAGATGAAAATGCTGTGAAACCAGAGGGCTGGCTGGATGATGAGCCAGAATACGTAGCAGATCCTGATGCTGAGAAGCCCGAAGATTG GGATGAGGATATGGATGGTGAATGGGAGGCACCTCAGATCGCAAATCCAAAATGTGAATCAGCTCCTGGCTGTGGAACCTGGCAGCGACCAATGATTGACAATCCAAACTACAAGGGCAAATGGAAACCTCCTATGATTGATAATGTGAACTATCAG GGGATATGGAAACCCAGGAAAATCCCAAACCCAGATTTCTTTGAAGACTTGGAGCCTTTCAGGATGACTCCCTTCAGTGCTGTGGGACTTGAGCTATGGTCAATGACATCTGATATCTTTTTTGACAACTTTATCATCTGTACTGAAAGAGCTGTGGCTGATGATTGGGCCAATGATGGATGGGGACTGAAAAAGGCAGCTGATGGTGCTGCAGAG CCTGGTGTTGTGGGCCAGATGATGGCAGCTGCTGAAGAGCGTCCTTGGCTTTGGGTAGTGTACAtcctcattgtggctttcccAGTGTTCCTTGTTGtccttttctgctgctctgggaag AAGCAGCCAAGTGCTGCGGAGTACAAAAAGACTGATGCTCCTCAGCCTGATGTGATGAGTgatgagagagaggaagaaaaagacaaaggagacaaggaggaagaggaggtgcCAAGTGAGGAGAAGCTAG aggagaagcagaaaaatgatgctGACATAGGAAGTGCTAGtcaagaggaagaggaggaagaagaggaaggggaggacagGAAACGTGCATCAGAG TGTCAGAACTCCAGAGAATTTAATCCCTCGCAAAACAGGAATTGCTGTGGCCAacctcagcagagcagggaacaTTGTGAAAGGAAGGCACTTGCCATAGACCCTGCATTGTGGGAAGACTAG